AGACGTTTGTGGTCGACTGCGGCGGAGGCGTGGTGGATCAATTGATCAAGGCCGGCGTCATGCCGCAGCGGGTGTCCGACGTGCTGTTGACCCACCATCATTACGATCACAACGGCGGTTTCTTCGACCTTTTTATCACCAGCTGGAGAACGCATATTACCGCGGAACGGGTATTCGAAGGACGTTCGGTGCCCATGCATGTGTACGGCCCGGAAACGACCCGGGACATTATCGGCAAAATGCGGGAGTCGTTCGAGTTCGACGTCAAACTTCGCGTAAGCTATAATCTTTCCGATGAAGCCGGGGCTCTTATCGAATACACGGAGCAAAACGAAGGCGTCGTGTATGATCGGGACGGCATCCGAATTACGGCATTCGAGGTGGACCACCGCCCCGTTTATCCAGCCATTGCGTATAAGTTCGAATACAACGGCAAATCGGTCGTCATTTCCGGCGATACCATTCCCGTTCCGAATATGATGAAGTACAGTCAGGGCGCCGATCTGCTCGTGCACGAAGCTTATAACAAAGACTGGCTGGACGCGTTGATCCGCAAATATCCGAACCACGAAAAAGCGCTTTCCAACCCGGCCAAATATCACACGACGACGCTGGAGGCGGCCGAAATCGCGAGGCAGGCCGGCGTGAAGCATCTCGTTCTCACCCATCACATCCCCGCACCGGAGGCGAATGAGACGGCGGAGCGGGAGTACATCCGGGGGATGGAAGCCATATATAAGGGACCGATCACCGTCGGGCGCGATCTGATGTCTTTTGAATTAGAGTAAGGTTGCCGCTGAGCTTATTCGGCTCAAAAAACGTCGCGGAATATTTGTGAAAACGCTATATATTTTAATCGTCCGCCCATGATATGATTATACTGTCGACAGTATATAGTTTGTGAGGAGGATGCAAGAGATGAAGACGTATGAGATCGCCGTAATTCCGGGAGACGGCATCGGCAAAGAGGTCGTTCCGGCTTCGCTGGACGTTTTGAGAACGGCCGCGGAAGCGCATGGCGGGATACGCTTTGCCTTTACCGAGTTTCCATGGAGCTGCGATTATTTTATGGAGCACGGTAAAATGATGCCTGACGACGGAATGGATATTTTGCGCAATTATGAAGCGATTTTTCTTGGGGCTGTCGGGGACCCGGCGCGGGTTCCGGATCATATTTCGCTCTGGGGCCTCTTGATCAAAATTCGCCGGGAATTCGAGCAGTCGATCAACGTTCGTCCGGCGATGTTATTCGAAGGCATGGAATCCCCGTTGAAAAATCCGAAGGATTTCGATCTCATCGTCGTCAGGGAGAACAGCGAAGGCGAATACAGCGAAATCGGCGGGCGCATCCATAAAGGGGAAGATCAAATCGCCGTGCAAAACGCGGTATTTTCGCGAAAAGCTACGGAAAGAGCGATGCGTTACGCTTTCGAGCTGGCCCGCAAGCGCAGAGGCCATGTGACCAGCGCGACGAAGTCCAACGGCATCGTCCATACGATGCCTTTTTGGGACGAGGTGTTCAGGGATGTTAGCCAAGATTACCCGGAAGTGGCGACGTCCGCTTACCATATCGATGCTTTGTCCGCTTTCTTTGTGACGAAACCGCATATTTTCGATGTGATTGTCGCCAGCAATCTGTTCGGCGATATTTTAACCGATCTCGGCGGGGCGATTATGGGCAGCATCGGAATAGCGCCGGCGGCCAACATTAACCCGAGCGGAAAATATCCTTCGATGTTCGAGCCCGTTCACGGCTCCGCTCCCGATATTTACGGCAAAGGGATTGCCAACCCGATCGGACAAATATG
The window above is part of the Paenibacillus hamazuiensis genome. Proteins encoded here:
- a CDS encoding MBL fold metallo-hydrolase — its product is MYIQPQLHLQPAFHEHLKVILLGTGSPRAFYGRAKSGVAVLAGHKTFVVDCGGGVVDQLIKAGVMPQRVSDVLLTHHHYDHNGGFFDLFITSWRTHITAERVFEGRSVPMHVYGPETTRDIIGKMRESFEFDVKLRVSYNLSDEAGALIEYTEQNEGVVYDRDGIRITAFEVDHRPVYPAIAYKFEYNGKSVVISGDTIPVPNMMKYSQGADLLVHEAYNKDWLDALIRKYPNHEKALSNPAKYHTTTLEAAEIARQAGVKHLVLTHHIPAPEANETAEREYIRGMEAIYKGPITVGRDLMSFELE
- a CDS encoding tartrate dehydrogenase — its product is MKTYEIAVIPGDGIGKEVVPASLDVLRTAAEAHGGIRFAFTEFPWSCDYFMEHGKMMPDDGMDILRNYEAIFLGAVGDPARVPDHISLWGLLIKIRREFEQSINVRPAMLFEGMESPLKNPKDFDLIVVRENSEGEYSEIGGRIHKGEDQIAVQNAVFSRKATERAMRYAFELARKRRGHVTSATKSNGIVHTMPFWDEVFRDVSQDYPEVATSAYHIDALSAFFVTKPHIFDVIVASNLFGDILTDLGGAIMGSIGIAPAANINPSGKYPSMFEPVHGSAPDIYGKGIANPIGQIWTAKMMLDHLGESELAAKLLEATQDVTARGIKTPDIGGSSKTAQVTAEICSRLKSL